Genomic DNA from Oncorhynchus mykiss isolate Arlee chromosome 2, USDA_OmykA_1.1, whole genome shotgun sequence:
TGGCCAGGTGGTGGATCCAGCCCTCCTGTCTCAGCTGGGTCATGATGGCGTCAATCCAGGGGAACCCTGTCCTCCCCTCGGCCCACTTGGCCAGCGCTTCCGGGTTGCGGTCCCACGGGATCTGCACACACACCGGATTGCCCTCCATTTTGTCGAAGCGGGGGTTGTTGGTGGCTGTGGTGTAGAAGAACTCGCGCCACAACAGCTGGCCATAGAGCGAGAGGGGCGGTGAGCTGTTTTTCTTCACCTTCCTGTAGAGGTCAGTAAGTTTGAAGTAAAAGAGGCGACAGGAGAGGCAGCCGAAGCGGAGGTAGGGGCTGAGGCCTGTGGGGCTGGCCAGCAGGGAGTTGGCGTTCATCCTGGGACGCTCAAAGTTGGCCACCCATGCCTGGAACACAGAAGGTTAGTGTTTGGGTCACAGTGCAACACACTGACAAGGAGTTCAGAAAATAAAGTCAACAAGGTcgttttttttggaggggggttgaattgactgaattgaaatggaattgaccccaaccctagtACTGTGTGTCCACCACACTGGCTCAGTAGTgctgggatataaagaagggACTACTCCTCACCTTTCTCTCCAGGTGCCTCTCCAGGCGAGTGAgggcctccgtctctccccccggCCATACTGCTGTAGCCAGGCCTTCGGTCTCAAAGCCAAGCTCCTCCAGGGAGGGCACGGCAAACTTGTCGTCATGGTCATCACTGATGGGCGTGGCACACTTCCTCATGACCTCAGCAGTGATGATCTCAGTGGGTGATTCCACGGCATCCATGTGACTGATGAGCGCCTGGAAACGCTTGTAGGTGAGAGGGGACTGGCCTCCGTTTAGCTCGATGATCCTACagagacacatggacagacatgGAGGTATTTAGTGCATCACGTAACACTAGTATCATGGTATTGTTCATGAATATGTTGCTAATACATCATGTTTGCGTATTTGCACAACTTGATCACTTGGGTTGTATTCTCACAatatctactgtgtgtgtgtgcgtgtgtgtgtacgcgtgtttaactattcttgtggggatcAGAAGAATAGTCAATGAACAAAAacttgaccaactggggacattttgttagtccccacaaggtcaaatggttaatggttagttttagggttaggagctagagttatgtttagggttaggtttttgggttaaggtaagAGTACAGGATGGGGTTCTGGAAAATataattttgaatgggactgaattgtgtgtccccacaacattagctgtacaagactgtgtgtgtgtcactcacttGTCCAGGTCATAGAGAGTGTGGGAGACTTTGACAGTAACCTCCACACCGGCCTCGCTGGCCAGCTTCTGGATGGCGGCGTCACGTTCCTTGCCGAAGGGCTCAGAGTCGTACTCATAAGACAGCTGGCTGGTCTGCCATTCctgggaagcagagagagaggggaacaaggTCACTCAACATTATAAATAGGGGACCTTTATCGTTGTAAATAGAGATAGtggatgtcacagaaaggccttcatagaaaataacatggattccaatggaattcaaatagtttcacatatacactgaatatacaaaATATTAATAatcatcttcctaatattgagttgtggaccccccccccccccccccccacactcactCACTGCATCAGCATATCTGATAAAGTGGATTTACGGTACAGTTACTGTGACAGTGCTTCTATGGGGCATACTGTATTTCTATGTGACATAGCCTAATGTATTTCGATGAGTTATAGGCTACATGAACAGTACCGTAAGTGTATGTATGGTACAGTAGTGTAATGGGTTTACTACAGTAAAGTAAGTATGACTGTTGACTATACCTGGAACAGCCTAGGGAAGACATCAGTAGGCTGGCCCCGGATGACAAACAGACGGGAGTTGAGCTTGCGGAGGCTGGCGTCTAGGTCCTCTAGACATTGTAGTAAGAACCTGGAATCAAACAGAGGGGATGATCAATCAAGTGATTGTATATCAGAGAGGAAATAGTTTTAGGCATTGATTTAGTTAAATACAGTAAATTAATGGCTACTGTGGTGCATTTGGGTATTTGTCCTCAGGAAAACAACAGGTCATGGTATTTCAGTTGAATGATGATCCAAAAGCCACATTAGTGACTGAAAAAATGATCCATGTTTCATATGATCCATCATGTGAGGCATGTTGTATCATAGGTCTTCATGTCAAAGGCCTTGGCTTCTTCAAAATGATAATAGCTTGAACCAGAAAGATCAGAGGGCTGGTGGAGAGGAAGTACAAACATGCGATGCTACTTCTCTCAGTTCGTCACATTATTCAGAATGATTTAGCCTATTGAACAATGTCCCCCTGAACAACAAGTCAATCAGTTAGGCTAGAAGATGTTAGATGAATATTCCCTCAATCAGTTTCCCTCATAAACACTCAAACAAACAGATGACAATATAGGCTAGGCTAAGGATGAAAGAAAACATTTCACCACCAAAATGATTCATGCCCTCGCAGTTAACCTACATACATAGGCCTACTCCTCTGTCTGCTGGTATAAAACTGGCCTAATTGGCATACCATTTAAAACACCAAGTGGAAACATCCAGTGGACAATCATGACCGAATGGAACTTACATTCCATTACCTTAACAATAAGGTCACTAACATCCCAGCCTTGTAGTACACTTCAGCTCACAGCAAAGTAGTTCAACAAAATGACAGCTGCTTGCCTCCCTCAACAGGAAAATCACAGCTAGTGCAACAAGGCCTCATAAGAATGGGAGTATACATTCCTGAGTAAGAGAACACAAAGTCTGTATCAACATTTAAAGAACATCTCTGGCTAACAGTAGTTCTCCGCCGAGGTAAACTAGCATACTTTGGTATAAGCCTGGGCCCCTGGGGCAGGACTTCTGGACTGACCCTCTACAACACTCCTCGGCTCGACCTTCCCCATTCTGCTGTGATATTGTCCTCAAACTACATAGGCAGTGTTGATAACAACACAGTGGTCCTCTATagcttagttggtagagcatggcacttgcaatgcaaagatagtgggtttgattcccactaaGTTGCTTTGgttaaaagtgtctgctaaatggcatatattagtGTCGTCATTGTGTTATGCGGCCAATACATTTGCCTACTGTTTGATTTGACAACATGGATATCAACCAAGTTAAGAGAGGGCGACTGACATCCTGTTCTGTGTTAGGTGACTAACTTCCCCTAGGGTGGCATCCCATCACCCGGCCTATACCCTCAACTGGGAATGGTGTCCTCCTGTTGTGTTTTTCAATTCACACTTCAGTAAATGCTGTCTGGGGCTTGTCACCAGCTGTACTCTACTTGAAACTCTTATGAAACATGTCGGGTGGTTAGCAACAGCACTGCAGGGAGGTTTTAAAATGTGATATCTGAAAGAGTAGTGTAGCCTATGACAACTAGTGGCCCTACAAGAAATGTAATCTTCATGCATACACTTGAACAGTGGGATAATGAAAGGTGACCACAAAGCGAACATAACACAATATTGAAAGGTTGgaaactgaatttaaatgaatGCAAGCCTCTGTGTCCAATGGTGAGATGTTACCAGACTACAAAATAGATGCTATGGGGCACAGGGACAGCGTTATGGACGGGCCTTAGTGGACATGGCCTGCCCTACCTCCCTGCCAGTCAAAATAAAATATTTGTATATTATTTATTTGCAGAGCCGGTGCCAGAACGAATCAGATGGACACGCATTTGATTTCTATAGGCAGGCCTGTTTTTTTCCACGGGACCTCCTGTGTGAAATGGGTGTTCTAATAAAGACCATAGGCAActcgtgagtttcaagtttgaggAAGCTTACAATTTATCCTACCAATCTACGTGGCAGTTGTGATCATTTTTTATATGCGCATTTTCGTGGTAAACAGTTTCATTTTAATAATAACGTTTTAGTTTCTCAAAATAATTGTCATATGGTTAATGATAAAAATGCAAGATCACCAGTGATCCATGGGTGGCTAAAGAAATGAGCACATTGAagtcagagatagcctataggccaatgcagcagtaggcctataacttccaTCGTCAACTAAGTAAAAAACATAGGCCTAAAGCCGACAaaacattaaaaatatatttatttttttaaatatcctgATGGAAATTCAGGTTCTTTCAATCGCATGAATCACTACtccgcctgtctgcctccctttctatctGAATTGACATATCATATCATTAGTgaagtgcaacattgtatcaactcagAAGGTTGGCAAGTTGTTCCCTCAACATTACCAGGACAGAGAAACCACATAGATGCTCTATGTTCACATGGAGCATTACAAACAAAATATGATTTTATTTGACAAAACTCCTAAATGGTGGCATAAATATGacataaaccaaaacttgtttgacacaagtgtagcaggttgtgaactccACTCCGAGAATGAGAACGATAAGTGACTAATACAGAAATGAATGTAACCAAATGATAGGaatttactgtacattttctAGGCCTAATGGTTACTAGGTCTAATGGGGAAttgatacaaaaataaacaatcaaagggcaaacaattcacacacaatgaaacaatgaatgtgcaagaATTGGCAGGAAACATAGGAgcacattctggagagctgagtgcatgcaATCTGGCGAGCTGAgtgcatgcattctggagagctgagtacatgcattctggagagctgagtacatgcattctggagagctgagtgcatgcaatctggagagctgagtgcatgcattctggagagctgagtgcatgcattctggagagctgagtgcatgcattctggagagctgagtgcatgcattctggagagctgagtgcatgcattctggagagctgagtacatgcattctggagagctgagtgcatgcaatctggagagctgagtgcatgcaATCTGGAGAGCGGAGTGCATGCAatctggagagctgagtgcatgcattctggagagctgagtgcatgcattctggagagctgagtgcatgcaATCTGGAGAGCTGAGTacatgcattctggagagctgagtgcatgcattctggagagctgagtgcatgcattctgtagagctgagtgcatgcattctggagagctgagtgcatgcattctggagagctgagtgcatgcaATCTGGAGAGCTGAGTacatgcattctggagagctgagtacatgcattctggagagctgagtgcatgcattctggagagctgagtgcatgcaatctggagagctgagtgcatgcaATCTGGAGAGCAGAGTGCATGCAatctggagagctgagtgcatgcattctggagagctgagtgcatgcattctggagagctgagtacATGCATTCTGGAGAAAGACGCCCATATCTTTGACACACACCCCTCCCATTCTTGTCTCAACCTTTTAAATTATACTCAAGTCATTATCTTCACACATTTTAGATGCGTTTCACTGACAGCCCCAACTCAATAATCAGTTAGGCCTATTGCCACACGCTCTGCCCAAATTGCTGGCTTCCCAAATAGGCATAAGcacttgtgatttgaaacaattCACAGCAATCCACAACAAGCCacagctaatgatcctctgtggctaagccAAGCTTTATGGTAaagtattttgaatgattttatttagACTGGAGTAATTATATAATTTTGGCAAAACATCCATTTACTTTAGGGGAAGCCAGCATCCGAACAGTGCACCTGCCAACTTACCATTCTAATTCACAATTGGCTGAAACCAGAGTTATGtttataatgacgagatgctcatgtatCTTTTTAACAATGTGAGTCATTGTCCCAACGGCGGGAATACAGGTGACAAGCTTAGGTCTGCATATTATGACCATGGAAACACATTGGGCTAATTCAGGATAGATTTTGgagcttcgcctcttcctctgcTGAAACTAGCGAGCGAAACAGTGTCGCTTGGTCTTACTACAAGCATTTCGCCAcgcctgcaataacatctgctaaatatctgTATacaaccaatacaatttgattgtaCTATATGTatcccatgtatctgatgctgtctggacagaaaaatgtatgacatgccatactctttttgtccagacagcatcagatacatggtctacacctACGGCGACAGAGGGGCGTTGTTTCGTTCGCTCTGATGATTTATCTGAGATGGATGGATCTCTTTCTGTCGGTGCACATCTAGGTCAAAGAAAAAAAGCCAGGTTGATGATGACGTTGTTTCGAGTCACCCAGAATGAGTAGACGCTCGAGCAGGGACGATGACTACTACTTTACTAGTTAATAATGAGTTATTAGCCCAGGTATAGATCATGTGTAGTCAGCAATGTGGGAGTGGTTGctttctacaagagcacaaaatgtggacatttctagacatctttgaaaagtgtGTCggataaaatagtttttttttgtcttaaagggccAATGTTGTATTTGttgctaagtagccaataggcagtaGCATAATGTGtcattctctgtaataatggtatgtgaataataatgcattttgttttgtaaagtggtttcttgcatcaaacacaacatttacataagtattcagaacctttgctatgagactcaaaattgagctcatgtgcatcctgtttccattgatcatccttgagatgtttctacatgatttggaaagacacacacctgtctatataaaaaggtcccacagatgacaatgactgtcagagcaaaaaccaagccatgaggtcgaaggaattgtccggagaactcagagacatgattgtgtcgaggcacacatctggggaagggtaccaaaaaatgtctgcagctttgaaggtccccaagaacacagtggtctccattattcttaaatggaagacgtttggaacaaccaagactcatcctatagctggccacctggccaaactgagcaattgggggagaagggccttggtcagggaggtgaccaagtacccgatggtcactctgacagagctccagagttcctctgtggagaagggagaaccttcccgaaggacaaccatctctgcaacactctaccaatcaggcctttatggtagagttgccagacagaagtcactcatcagtaaaaagcacatgacagcccgattggagtttgccaaaaggcacctaaagactctcagaccatgagaaacaagattctctggtctgatgaaaccaagattaaactctttggcctgaatgccaagcgtcacgtctggaggaaacctgccaccatccctacggtgaagcatggtgatggcagcatcatgctgtggggatgtttttcagcagcagggactgggagactagtcaggataaagacaaagatgaacagagcaaagtacagagagatccttgatgaaacctgctccagagcgctcaggatctcaggcaggggcgaaggttcaccttccaacaggacaacgaccttaagcacacagccaagacaacgcaggagtggcttcgggacatgtctttgaatgtcattgagtggccgagccagagcctggacttaaacGCGACCGGACAGTTCTGAAGAAACCTGAAataagctgtgcagcaacgctctccatccaacctgacagagcttgagaggacctgcagagaagaattggagaaactccccaactacaggtctgccaagcttgtagcgtcatacccatgaagactcGAGGGTGTAATCACTGCCAAGGTACATCAACAATgtactcagtaaagggtctgaatacttgtgataTTTGCGTGAATTTtttaataaattagtaaaacttgtagaaacctgtttttgctttgtcattatggtgtattgtgcgtagatttattttcactatttatcTAGCGCTCTTGGTGCTTCtaatgatgtttaggctactgatgtTGTTTTCATCATTTAACCACGCATCTTGCTGACCGTGCATCTTGGAGGTTGGGGTAGTattatttttttgtcattatAAAAAGAAGCTCTTTCCGCATTCCGTCACATATCCTTTCTGTTTCATGGTTGTAAAAAAGCCACTACACATATTTTTAATTGAACACCGGAATGTGTTTTTACATGCATCTTACAGTTACAGAAACTGATAAATgcttttgtattattatttgaaGAAAATGTTTTTCTAATATTACCTAAGTtattcataaacacaaccaaattattttttttgcaataccatatatgaaatgtattaattacaTTGTTAAAATGTTTTAGTCCGAATAACTGCTCATTAGCTCGAGGTCCAGCGATTCTAATTTAAACATGTTTTATTGTGTAGCGCATGCACACATAGGAGGTCCCATGAATAAACACGTACCCCCTTATGGAAATCAAATCCCGTCCAAGTGATTCATTCTGGAGGCGGCCCTGATGATCAGATGAAGCAAACCATTCAGAAAAATATATAGTAACAGAAACAATGTCTATGACTAAAACGTGCATACATTTTAATGAATATTTCTGGCATTGTTACAATTGTCTAATGGTAACGGTTTATGTCCTCTGGACAGCGAACTCCGACTGCAGGTCAAACAAACGCTCTCCAGACGAAGCCTCTAAAGGGCTGGCTAGGCTAACTCCTGTCTAAGCTTCAGTTGTTCCATTGACCTGGAGCAGATTACACACACACGGAACTTTATATTGGCTAGGCCTATTTATAAACTCGGTGGTTCAAGTGCTTAATAATGATTGGCTGACAGACGTGGTATATCGAaacgtataccacgggtatgacaaaacatatatttttactgctctaattaagttggtaatcagtttatatatggccaatataccacagctaaggggtgtttccaggcactccgcgttgcgtcgtgcttaagaatagcccttagctgtggtatattggccatatagcacaccccttgggccttattgcttaaatatacactatatacggtaccagtcaaaggtttgggcacatctactcattcaagggtttttcttaattgtttactattttctacattgtagaataatagtgaagacatcaaaactatgaaataacacatatggaattatgtattaaccacaagtgttaaacaaatcaaaaacgttttttttagattcttcaacgtagccacccttttccttgatgacagctttgcacattcttggcattctctcaaccagcttcatgaggtagtccactacctgtaatgcatttcaataaacaggtgtgccttgttaaaagttaatttgtggaatttctttccttcttaatgcgtttgagccaatcagttgtgttgttacaaggta
This window encodes:
- the LOC110497857 gene encoding cryptochrome-1 isoform X1, which codes for MVGNTIHWFRKGLRLHDNPSLKESIRGADTLRCVYILDPWFAGSSNVGISRWRFLLQCLEDLDASLRKLNSRLFVIRGQPTDVFPRLFQEWQTSQLSYEYDSEPFGKERDAAIQKLASEAGVEVTVKVSHTLYDLDKIIELNGGQSPLTYKRFQALISHMDAVESPTEIITAEVMRKCATPISDDHDDKFAVPSLEELGFETEGLATAVWPGGETEALTRLERHLERKAWVANFERPRMNANSLLASPTGLSPYLRFGCLSCRLFYFKLTDLYRKVKKNSSPPLSLYGQLLWREFFYTTATNNPRFDKMEGNPVCVQIPWDRNPEALAKWAEGRTGFPWIDAIMTQLRQEGWIHHLARHAVACFLTRGDLWISWEEGMKVFEELLLDADWSVNAGSWMWLSCSSFFQQFFHCYCPVGFGRRTDPNGDYIRRYLPILKAFPAKYIFDPWNAPESVQKAAKCVIGMHYPKPMVHHTEVSRLNIQRMTQIYQQLSCYRGLGLLATVPANPNNGGNGVGTSPEEIQHEAVAQAGRGHAAVKRSSEDLTPGGSNKAQRQTSN
- the LOC110497857 gene encoding cryptochrome-1 isoform X2, whose translation is MCLHPRPLVCRVLQRGHQQVEGRLQNESLGRDLISIRGFLLQCLEDLDASLRKLNSRLFVIRGQPTDVFPRLFQEWQTSQLSYEYDSEPFGKERDAAIQKLASEAGVEVTVKVSHTLYDLDKIIELNGGQSPLTYKRFQALISHMDAVESPTEIITAEVMRKCATPISDDHDDKFAVPSLEELGFETEGLATAVWPGGETEALTRLERHLERKAWVANFERPRMNANSLLASPTGLSPYLRFGCLSCRLFYFKLTDLYRKVKKNSSPPLSLYGQLLWREFFYTTATNNPRFDKMEGNPVCVQIPWDRNPEALAKWAEGRTGFPWIDAIMTQLRQEGWIHHLARHAVACFLTRGDLWISWEEGMKVFEELLLDADWSVNAGSWMWLSCSSFFQQFFHCYCPVGFGRRTDPNGDYIRRYLPILKAFPAKYIFDPWNAPESVQKAAKCVIGMHYPKPMVHHTEVSRLNIQRMTQIYQQLSCYRGLGLLATVPANPNNGGNGVGTSPEEIQHEAVAQAGRGHAAVKRSSEDLTPGGSNKAQRQTSN